A region from the Muribaculum gordoncarteri genome encodes:
- the rplQ gene encoding 50S ribosomal protein L17 has protein sequence MRHNKKFNHLGRKKAHRDALLANMTVSLIMHKRIFTTLAKAKALRMYAEPLINCAKEDNTPNRRLVFSHLQNKYAVTELFREIAQKIADRNGGYTRILKTGNRLGDNAKTCFIELVDYNENMLKEKGAKKQGRTRRSRKSTAAPAAEAPAAPAAEATAAPEAPAAE, from the coding sequence ATGAGACATAATAAAAAATTCAACCATCTTGGCCGCAAGAAAGCTCACCGCGATGCTTTGCTCGCTAATATGACCGTTTCGCTCATCATGCACAAGCGCATCTTCACTACGCTTGCCAAGGCTAAGGCTCTTCGCATGTACGCTGAACCCCTTATTAACTGCGCCAAGGAAGACAATACTCCCAACCGTCGTCTTGTTTTCAGCCATCTCCAGAACAAATATGCCGTTACTGAGCTGTTCCGCGAAATCGCTCAGAAGATCGCTGACCGCAACGGTGGCTACACCCGCATCCTTAAGACAGGCAACCGCCTTGGTGACAACGCCAAGACTTGCTTCATCGAGCTCGTTGACTACAACGAAAACATGCTCAAGGAGAAGGGCGCAAAGAAGCAGGGCCGCACTCGCCGCTCTCGCAAGAGCACTGCAGCTCCCGCAGCCGAAGCTCCCGCAGCACCCGCTGCCGAGGCTACTGCAGCACCCGAGGCTCCCGCAGCCGAATAA
- a CDS encoding DNA-directed RNA polymerase subunit alpha, which translates to MAILAFQKPDKVVMLEADNFFGKFEFKPLEPGYGITVGNALRRILLSSLEGFAISSIRIDGVKHEFDTVPGVKEDVTNIILNLKKVDLKQIVEDTESEKATITVSGQEVFKAGDIGKALTGFEVLNPDQVICHLDPNASFQLDLTINKGRGWVPADENSTPNDAIDVIAIDSIYTPIKNVKYTVENFRVDQKTDYEKLIIEITTNGSILPKDALKEAAKILIYHFMLFSDEKITLEATENDSNEEFDEEVLRMRQLLKSKLVDMDLSVRALNCLKSAEVETLGELVVFNKTDLLKFRNFGKKSLTELDELLANLNLSFGMDISKYKLDKE; encoded by the coding sequence ATGGCTATTTTAGCATTTCAAAAACCTGACAAGGTCGTCATGTTGGAAGCCGATAATTTCTTCGGTAAGTTCGAGTTCAAGCCATTGGAGCCCGGATATGGCATAACTGTAGGTAATGCGCTCCGTCGCATTCTCCTCTCCTCGCTCGAGGGTTTTGCCATTTCCTCGATTCGCATCGATGGCGTTAAGCATGAGTTTGACACCGTGCCCGGTGTCAAGGAAGATGTAACCAACATCATCCTCAACCTCAAGAAGGTTGACCTCAAGCAGATTGTCGAAGATACCGAATCTGAAAAGGCTACCATCACCGTGTCGGGCCAGGAGGTGTTCAAGGCCGGTGACATTGGCAAGGCGCTTACAGGATTTGAGGTTCTCAACCCTGACCAGGTCATTTGTCATTTGGATCCCAACGCAAGTTTCCAGCTTGACCTCACAATCAACAAGGGTCGTGGTTGGGTTCCCGCCGATGAAAATAGCACCCCCAACGATGCTATCGATGTAATCGCGATCGACTCAATCTACACTCCCATCAAAAATGTGAAGTACACCGTTGAGAACTTCCGCGTTGACCAAAAGACCGACTACGAAAAACTGATTATTGAGATTACAACCAACGGTTCCATTCTTCCTAAGGACGCCCTTAAGGAGGCCGCTAAGATTTTGATTTACCACTTCATGCTATTCTCCGACGAGAAGATAACTCTCGAAGCTACCGAAAACGACAGCAACGAAGAGTTTGACGAAGAAGTGCTCCGCATGCGTCAGCTCCTCAAGTCTAAGCTCGTCGACATGGACCTCTCAGTCCGTGCGCTTAACTGCTTGAAGAGTGCTGAAGTGGAAACCCTTGGCGAACTTGTAGTGTTCAACAAGACCGATCTCTTGAAGTTCCGCAACTTCGGTAAGAAATCTCTCACCGAGCTCGATGAGCTTCTGGCCAACCTTAACCTGTCATTCGGAATGGACATTTCAAAGTATAAATTAGATAAAGAGTAA
- the rpsD gene encoding 30S ribosomal protein S4 has protein sequence MARYTGPKTKIARKFGEPIFGADKVLAHKNYPPGQHGVNKRRKTSEYGVQLREKQKAKYTYGVLEKQFRNLFERASRTKGIKGEVLLQLLESRLDNIVYRLGIAPTRAAARQLVLHRHITVNGGVVNIASYHVNPGDVIGVRERSKSLEVIADALAGFNHSKYPWLEWDEALKVGKMLHVPTREDIPENIKEQLIVELYSK, from the coding sequence ATGGCAAGATATACTGGACCAAAAACTAAGATTGCTCGTAAATTCGGCGAGCCTATCTTCGGTGCTGACAAAGTTCTCGCTCACAAGAATTATCCTCCGGGCCAGCACGGCGTCAACAAGCGCCGCAAGACCTCTGAGTATGGCGTTCAGCTCCGTGAGAAGCAAAAGGCTAAATACACCTACGGAGTCCTCGAAAAGCAGTTCCGCAATCTCTTTGAGCGTGCATCACGCACTAAGGGTATCAAGGGTGAGGTGCTCCTACAGCTCCTTGAGTCACGCCTCGACAACATCGTATACCGTCTTGGCATAGCTCCCACCCGTGCAGCTGCTCGTCAGCTCGTGCTTCATCGCCACATTACTGTTAACGGTGGTGTTGTGAACATCGCTTCCTATCATGTAAACCCCGGTGATGTTATCGGTGTTCGCGAGCGCTCTAAGTCGCTCGAGGTTATCGCCGACGCTCTCGCCGGTTTCAACCACAGCAAGTATCCCTGGCTCGAATGGGACGAAGCTCTTAAGGTAGGAAAGATGCTCCATGTGCCCACTCGCGAAGACATTCCTGAAAACATTAAGGAGCAGCTAATCGTCGAGTTGTATTCTAAGTAA
- the rpsK gene encoding 30S ribosomal protein S11, with amino-acid sequence MAKKTVAAKKRNVKVDANGQLHVHSSFNNIIVCLANSEGQVISWSSAGKMGFRGSKKNTPYAAQMAAQDCAKVAYDLGLRKVKAYVKGPGNGRESAIRTVHGQGIEVTEIIDVTPLPHNGCRPPKRRRV; translated from the coding sequence ATGGCAAAAAAGACAGTCGCAGCAAAGAAGAGAAACGTTAAGGTTGACGCAAACGGTCAGCTCCATGTTCACTCATCTTTCAACAACATTATCGTGTGCTTAGCCAACTCTGAAGGTCAGGTGATCTCTTGGTCAAGCGCAGGTAAGATGGGCTTCCGTGGCTCAAAGAAGAATACTCCTTATGCAGCCCAGATGGCAGCTCAGGATTGCGCTAAGGTCGCTTACGACCTCGGTCTGCGCAAAGTGAAGGCCTATGTGAAAGGCCCCGGAAACGGTCGTGAATCTGCTATCCGCACGGTTCATGGACAAGGCATTGAGGTAACCGAGATTATCGACGTTACTCCGCTGCCCCACAACGGATGTCGTCCTCCCAAGCGTCGTCGTGTATAA
- the rpsM gene encoding 30S ribosomal protein S13, with the protein MAVRIVGVDLPQNKRGEIALTYIFGIGRSAANSILEKAGVDKNIKVKDWTDAQAAAVREVIGRDYKVEGDLRSEIQLNIKRLMDIGCYRGIRHRIGLPVRGQSTKNNARTRKGRKKTVANKKKATK; encoded by the coding sequence ATGGCAGTTAGAATCGTGGGAGTGGACCTCCCCCAAAACAAAAGAGGTGAAATCGCCTTGACTTATATATTCGGCATCGGTCGTAGCGCCGCAAACTCTATCCTTGAGAAAGCCGGAGTGGACAAAAACATTAAGGTTAAAGACTGGACCGACGCTCAAGCCGCAGCTGTCCGTGAAGTTATCGGCCGCGACTACAAAGTAGAGGGTGACCTCCGCAGCGAAATCCAGCTAAACATCAAGCGCCTTATGGACATCGGTTGCTATCGTGGCATCCGTCACCGTATCGGTCTGCCCGTGCGCGGTCAGAGCACTAAGAACAATGCCCGCACTCGCAAGGGTCGCAAGAAAACAGTTGCTAACAAAAAGAAAGCTACAAAATAA
- the ykgO gene encoding type B 50S ribosomal protein L36 has protein sequence MKVRASIKKRTPDSKIVRRKGRLYVINKKNPKYKQRQG, from the coding sequence ATGAAAGTAAGAGCCTCAATTAAGAAGCGTACTCCCGACAGCAAAATCGTGCGTCGCAAGGGTCGCCTTTACGTGATTAATAAGAAAAATCCTAAGTATAAACAGCGTCAAGGATAA
- the infA gene encoding translation initiation factor IF-1, with product MAKQAAIEQDGTIVEALSNAMFRVELENGHEITAHISGKMRMHYIRILPGDKVRVEMSPYDLSKGRIAFRYK from the coding sequence ATGGCAAAACAAGCTGCAATAGAACAAGACGGAACAATTGTCGAGGCATTGAGCAACGCAATGTTTCGTGTAGAATTGGAGAATGGTCATGAAATCACTGCCCACATCTCCGGCAAGATGCGTATGCATTATATCAGAATATTGCCAGGTGACAAGGTGAGGGTGGAAATGTCTCCCTACGACTTGTCCAAAGGCAGAATCGCATTTAGATACAAATAA
- the map gene encoding type I methionyl aminopeptidase yields the protein MIYLKTPEEIALMREACDLVSRTLGEVAKWVAPGITTLKLDTIAREFIQDNGGRPACLGYGGFPGTLCIEVNEIVVHGFPSNYALREGDIVGLDCVVELNGYNGDQCYTFPVGEVAPEVLQLMKTTKESLYKGIAACKQGNRIGDIANAIQTYCERHGYTVVREMCGHGIGKKMHEDPEVPNYGRRGVGPMIKNGLCIAIEPMINLGSRNIVIERDGWTCRTKDRKPSAHYEHTVAVHDGETEILTTFDYIDQVLGDRAI from the coding sequence ATGATCTATCTTAAAACACCTGAAGAAATAGCTTTGATGCGAGAGGCATGTGACCTCGTGAGTCGCACACTTGGCGAAGTCGCCAAGTGGGTGGCTCCGGGCATCACTACGCTCAAGCTTGACACCATTGCCCGTGAATTCATTCAGGACAATGGCGGTCGTCCCGCTTGTCTCGGTTATGGCGGTTTCCCCGGTACGCTCTGTATCGAGGTCAATGAGATAGTCGTTCACGGATTTCCGTCCAACTATGCCCTGCGCGAGGGCGACATCGTTGGCCTTGACTGCGTCGTCGAGCTTAACGGCTACAACGGCGACCAATGCTACACATTCCCCGTGGGTGAAGTAGCCCCCGAGGTGCTGCAGCTGATGAAGACAACCAAGGAGTCGCTCTACAAAGGCATCGCCGCCTGCAAGCAAGGCAACCGCATCGGCGATATCGCCAACGCCATCCAGACATATTGCGAGCGTCACGGCTACACCGTAGTTCGCGAAATGTGCGGACACGGAATAGGCAAGAAGATGCACGAGGATCCCGAAGTGCCCAATTACGGACGCCGCGGTGTTGGCCCCATGATTAAAAATGGACTATGCATCGCAATCGAGCCCATGATTAATCTGGGAAGCCGAAACATCGTAATCGAAAGGGACGGCTGGACATGTCGCACCAAGGACCGCAAGCCATCGGCTCACTACGAGCACACAGTGGCCGTGCATGACGGAGAAACTGAAATATTAACTACCTTTGATTATATTGACCAAGTGTTGGGCGATAGAGCAATTTAA
- the secY gene encoding preprotein translocase subunit SecY yields MRFVQTLKNIWTIEELRKRLIVTFLLVLVYRLGCYVVLPGIHPDDLDALANFTAGSGLMQLLDMFSGGAFSQASIFALGIMPYITASIVIQLLGMVLPSFQKMQREGESGRQKLNQYTRYLTVFILLLQGPAYLINLQIQVNSAGGHAAMGFWTVAYLTIILAAGSMFIMWLGERITDRGIGNGISFIILVGIIARLPQALYYEFVSRLPGSTGSEGGLVMFIVELILLFAVTVGAVLLVQGTRKVPVQYAKRIVGNKQYGGARQYIPLKVNAAGVMPIIFAQAIMFIPITLAGFGAQENSIFVKFSDINGFAYNLVYFILIVAFTYFYTAITVRPAQMAEDMKRNNGFIPGVKPGKKTVEYLDSIMSRITLPGSLFLGIVAIMPAFARLFGVSQNFAQFFGGTSLLILVGVVLDTLQQVESHLMMHHYDGLMKNGKIKGRTTGSAY; encoded by the coding sequence ATGAGATTTGTTCAGACATTAAAGAATATTTGGACAATCGAAGAGCTGCGCAAGCGCCTCATCGTGACATTCCTCTTGGTACTCGTGTACCGACTGGGATGTTACGTTGTGTTGCCGGGTATCCATCCCGACGACCTTGATGCCTTGGCCAACTTCACGGCCGGTAGCGGTCTGATGCAGCTCTTGGATATGTTCTCGGGAGGTGCCTTCTCGCAAGCCTCCATCTTTGCATTGGGTATCATGCCCTACATCACGGCTTCGATCGTGATACAGTTACTCGGCATGGTGCTCCCTTCATTCCAGAAGATGCAAAGGGAAGGCGAGAGCGGACGCCAGAAACTGAACCAATACACCCGTTATCTCACCGTATTTATTCTCTTGCTCCAGGGTCCTGCCTATCTGATCAACCTTCAGATTCAGGTCAACAGCGCAGGAGGTCATGCCGCAATGGGATTTTGGACAGTCGCTTACTTGACTATCATACTTGCCGCAGGCTCCATGTTCATCATGTGGCTTGGTGAGCGCATCACCGATCGCGGTATAGGAAATGGTATCTCTTTCATAATCTTGGTGGGTATTATCGCCCGTCTGCCCCAGGCGCTCTACTATGAATTCGTAAGCCGTTTGCCCGGTTCAACCGGTTCTGAAGGCGGTCTTGTAATGTTCATCGTCGAGCTCATACTCCTCTTCGCCGTAACTGTAGGCGCTGTACTGCTCGTACAGGGAACCCGCAAGGTGCCCGTGCAGTATGCAAAGCGCATCGTCGGCAACAAGCAGTATGGAGGCGCCCGTCAGTACATACCCCTTAAAGTAAATGCAGCAGGTGTGATGCCTATCATCTTCGCCCAGGCGATAATGTTCATCCCCATCACACTCGCCGGATTCGGTGCCCAGGAAAACAGCATCTTCGTGAAGTTCTCCGACATCAACGGATTCGCCTACAACCTCGTTTACTTCATCTTGATTGTAGCGTTCACATACTTCTACACCGCCATCACAGTGCGCCCCGCGCAGATGGCTGAGGATATGAAGCGCAACAATGGCTTCATCCCCGGAGTAAAACCCGGTAAGAAGACTGTCGAGTATCTTGACTCGATAATGTCACGCATAACTTTGCCCGGATCGTTGTTCCTCGGTATCGTTGCCATAATGCCGGCATTCGCGCGCCTCTTCGGCGTAAGCCAGAATTTCGCGCAGTTCTTCGGTGGAACATCACTGCTGATTCTCGTTGGTGTAGTGCTCGACACTCTCCAGCAAGTTGAATCACACCTGATGATGCACCACTACGACGGCCTTATGAAAAACGGCAAGATCAAGGGACGCACAACCGGTAGTGCTTATTGA
- the rplO gene encoding 50S ribosomal protein L15 codes for MELNNIQPSVGSVKDKKRVGRGPGSGRGGTSTRGHKGAKSRSGYKNKIGFEGGQMPLQRRLPKFGFKNINRVEYKAINIGDLDTLAAAKGLEKVTLDDLRAAGFISRKQLVKILANGTITRAIAVEANAFSEAAQKAIEAAGGSIAKV; via the coding sequence ATGGAATTAAATAATATTCAACCCTCAGTAGGTTCTGTTAAGGATAAGAAGCGTGTTGGTCGTGGTCCCGGTTCTGGCCGTGGAGGAACATCAACCCGTGGTCACAAGGGTGCAAAATCTCGTTCAGGTTACAAGAACAAGATCGGTTTTGAAGGTGGTCAGATGCCCCTCCAGCGCCGTCTTCCCAAGTTCGGTTTCAAGAACATCAACCGTGTTGAGTACAAGGCCATCAATATTGGCGACCTTGACACTCTTGCTGCCGCAAAGGGCCTTGAAAAGGTTACCCTTGACGACCTTCGTGCCGCAGGGTTCATTTCGCGCAAGCAATTGGTGAAGATTCTTGCTAACGGAACAATCACTCGTGCAATCGCTGTTGAAGCCAACGCATTCTCCGAAGCCGCTCAGAAGGCTATCGAAGCTGCCGGTGGTTCAATCGCTAAAGTTTAA
- the rpmD gene encoding 50S ribosomal protein L30, whose amino-acid sequence MAKIKITQIKSRINAPAVQKRTLDALGLRKMHHTVIKEDTPDVMGMVNRVRHLVEVTNA is encoded by the coding sequence ATGGCAAAGATTAAAATCACTCAGATAAAGAGCCGCATCAACGCTCCTGCAGTGCAGAAGCGCACTCTCGATGCTCTCGGATTGAGAAAAATGCATCACACCGTAATCAAGGAAGACACTCCCGATGTGATGGGTATGGTTAACAGAGTTCGTCACCTCGTAGAAGTGACCAACGCATAA
- the rpsE gene encoding 30S ribosomal protein S5 encodes MAYKNNRVKSTNDLELKDRLVAINRVTKVTKGGRTFTFAAIVVVGNEDGIVGWGLGKANEVTAAIAKGVEAAKKNLIRVPVHKGTIPHEQEAKFGGSRVILKPASHGTGVKAGGAMRAVLESVGITDVLAKSKGSSNPHNLVKATIEALGEMRSPLQVAQNRGISLEKVYNG; translated from the coding sequence ATGGCATATAAGAATAACAGAGTAAAATCAACCAACGATTTAGAGTTGAAGGACCGCCTTGTTGCCATCAACCGCGTTACCAAGGTTACCAAGGGTGGCCGCACATTTACCTTCGCTGCTATCGTAGTTGTAGGTAACGAAGACGGTATCGTAGGCTGGGGTCTTGGAAAGGCCAATGAAGTCACTGCAGCAATCGCCAAGGGTGTTGAAGCTGCCAAGAAGAACCTTATCCGTGTACCCGTGCACAAAGGCACGATTCCTCACGAACAGGAAGCCAAGTTCGGCGGTTCACGCGTAATCCTCAAGCCTGCATCGCACGGTACCGGAGTTAAGGCCGGTGGTGCAATGCGTGCCGTGCTCGAGAGCGTGGGTATCACCGACGTGCTTGCCAAGTCAAAGGGTTCATCCAACCCCCACAACCTGGTAAAGGCCACCATTGAGGCTCTCGGTGAAATGCGCAGCCCGCTCCAGGTAGCGCAGAATCGTGGTATATCACTGGAAAAAGTATATAACGGTTAA
- the rplR gene encoding 50S ribosomal protein L18 encodes MISKIQRRNKIKTRIRGKVSGTAARPRMTVFRSNKQIYVQLIDDEAGKTLCASSSKGLEAAPKIEMAAKVGKAIAEKALAAGITEVVFDRNGYLFHGRVKSLADAAREGGLKF; translated from the coding sequence ATGATATCAAAGATACAAAGAAGAAATAAAATCAAGACCCGTATCCGTGGTAAAGTGTCTGGCACCGCCGCACGTCCTCGCATGACGGTGTTCCGCAGCAACAAGCAGATTTATGTTCAGCTCATCGACGACGAGGCAGGAAAGACTCTCTGCGCTTCTTCGTCAAAGGGCCTCGAGGCTGCTCCCAAAATCGAAATGGCAGCCAAGGTTGGCAAGGCTATCGCTGAGAAGGCCCTCGCCGCCGGTATTACTGAGGTAGTTTTCGACCGCAACGGATACCTCTTCCACGGTCGTGTTAAATCATTGGCTGACGCAGCTCGCGAAGGCGGACTTAAATTTTAA
- the rplF gene encoding 50S ribosomal protein L6, giving the protein MSRIGKAPIEIPAGVTVTVNGDLVTVKGPKGELSQKVNSDLTVKVEDGHVVVTRPSDDREHRAQHGLYRALIHNMVVGVSQGYRKEMELVGVGYRATSEGQVLELSLGFSHAIYIKLPKEVKVEAKTERNKNPLIILESDDKQLLGQVCAKIRSLRKPEPYKGKGIKFVGEVIRRKSGKSAGAK; this is encoded by the coding sequence ATGTCAAGAATAGGTAAAGCTCCCATTGAAATACCTGCCGGTGTAACTGTCACCGTAAACGGCGACCTCGTTACAGTAAAGGGCCCCAAGGGCGAACTCTCGCAGAAAGTAAATTCCGATCTCACTGTAAAGGTTGAGGACGGACACGTAGTAGTAACCCGTCCCTCCGATGACCGCGAGCACCGTGCACAGCACGGTTTGTACCGCGCCCTCATCCACAACATGGTGGTAGGCGTGTCGCAGGGTTATCGCAAGGAAATGGAGTTGGTCGGTGTAGGTTACCGCGCCACCTCTGAAGGACAGGTTCTCGAACTGTCGCTCGGTTTCTCCCACGCTATATACATCAAGCTTCCCAAGGAAGTGAAAGTAGAGGCAAAGACTGAACGTAACAAGAATCCCCTTATCATCCTCGAGAGCGACGACAAGCAGCTCCTCGGCCAGGTGTGCGCTAAGATCCGCTCACTCCGCAAGCCCGAGCCGTATAAGGGTAAAGGTATTAAGTTTGTTGGCGAAGTTATCCGTCGCAAGTCGGGTAAGTCGGCAGGTGCTAAATAA
- the rpsH gene encoding 30S ribosomal protein S8 codes for MTDPIADYLTRLRNAIKAQHRVVEVPASNLKKEITKILFEQGYILNYKFVEGENPAGTIKIALKYDPVDKVNAIKNLKRVSRPGLRQYTGYKDMPRVLNGLGIAILSTSKGVMTNKKASELKIGGEVLCYVY; via the coding sequence ATGACTGATCCAATAGCAGATTATTTAACAAGATTGAGGAACGCAATCAAAGCTCAACACAGAGTAGTGGAGGTTCCCGCCTCAAACTTGAAAAAAGAAATCACCAAGATTCTTTTTGAACAAGGCTACATTCTTAACTATAAGTTTGTAGAGGGTGAAAATCCCGCAGGCACAATCAAGATAGCCTTAAAATATGACCCTGTTGACAAGGTGAACGCAATCAAGAATCTCAAGCGTGTTTCTCGTCCGGGTCTACGCCAGTACACTGGCTACAAAGATATGCCGAGAGTTTTGAACGGTTTAGGTATCGCCATCCTGTCAACCTCAAAGGGTGTTATGACCAACAAGAAAGCCAGTGAGCTCAAGATTGGTGGCGAAGTATTATGTTATGTATACTAA
- the rpsN gene encoding 30S ribosomal protein S14 → MAKESMKAREVKRAKLVAKYAAKKAALKAAGDYEALQLLPKNASSVRLHNRCSITGRPKGYMRQFGISRIQFREMASAGLIPGVKKASW, encoded by the coding sequence ATGGCTAAAGAATCAATGAAGGCTCGTGAAGTCAAGAGAGCCAAGCTCGTTGCCAAGTATGCCGCCAAGAAGGCCGCTCTCAAGGCCGCCGGCGACTACGAGGCTCTCCAGTTGCTTCCCAAGAATGCTTCTTCAGTGCGTTTGCACAACCGTTGCAGCATCACAGGCCGTCCCAAGGGTTATATGCGCCAGTTCGGAATTTCACGTATCCAGTTCCGTGAAATGGCATCGGCTGGTCTTATCCCCGGAGTTAAGAAAGCAAGCTGGTAA
- the rplE gene encoding 50S ribosomal protein L5 produces MSTTTLKKDYKERIVPALEKEFNYSTVMQVPRLKKIVINQGLGAATQDKKIIETAINELTAITGQKAVPTLSKKDISNFKVRKKNPIGVRVTLRRDKMYEFLERLIRVALPRIRDFKGIESKLDGRGNYTLGITEQIIFPEINIDTISKMMGMNITFVTSANTDEEGYALLKEFGLPFKNAKN; encoded by the coding sequence ATGAGCACAACCACCCTTAAGAAAGACTATAAGGAGCGCATCGTTCCCGCCCTTGAAAAAGAATTCAACTACTCAACCGTAATGCAGGTGCCCCGCCTCAAGAAGATTGTAATCAATCAAGGTCTTGGAGCTGCAACTCAGGATAAGAAGATCATCGAAACCGCTATCAACGAGTTGACCGCAATTACCGGACAGAAAGCTGTTCCCACCTTGTCAAAGAAGGATATCTCTAACTTCAAGGTGCGTAAAAAGAACCCCATCGGTGTACGCGTTACACTGCGTCGCGACAAAATGTACGAGTTCCTGGAGCGTCTTATCCGTGTCGCTCTTCCCCGTATCCGTGACTTCAAGGGCATCGAGAGCAAGCTTGACGGCCGTGGAAACTATACTTTGGGTATCACAGAGCAGATTATCTTCCCCGAAATCAACATCGACACCATCTCCAAGATGATGGGTATGAACATCACCTTCGTAACTTCGGCCAACACCGACGAAGAGGGTTATGCACTGTTGAAGGAATTCGGTCTGCCGTTTAAGAACGCTAAAAACTAA
- the rplX gene encoding 50S ribosomal protein L24, producing MSKLNIKKGDTVYVLAGEDRGKTGRVLTVQVSKCRAIVEGINMVSKSTKPNAKHPQGGIIKIEAPVHISNLALLDPKTGKPCRVGRRKNEEGKTVRYSKKSGEEIK from the coding sequence ATGAGCAAACTTAATATTAAAAAGGGCGACACAGTATACGTTCTTGCAGGCGAGGACCGCGGTAAGACCGGTCGTGTGCTCACCGTGCAGGTAAGCAAGTGCCGCGCTATCGTTGAAGGTATCAACATGGTATCCAAGAGTACCAAGCCAAATGCAAAGCATCCGCAGGGCGGCATCATCAAGATTGAAGCTCCGGTGCACATCTCTAATCTCGCGCTTCTCGACCCCAAGACAGGCAAGCCCTGCCGCGTAGGTCGTCGCAAGAACGAGGAGGGAAAGACAGTACGTTATTCTAAAAAATCAGGAGAGGAGATTAAGTAA
- the rplN gene encoding 50S ribosomal protein L14, giving the protein MIQTETRLTVADNSGAKEALCIHVLGGTGRRYASVGDIIVVSVKNVIPSSDVKKGTVSKAVVVRTKKEVRRPDGSYIRFDDNACVLLNNAGELRGTRIFGPVARELRATNMKIVSLAPEVL; this is encoded by the coding sequence ATGATACAGACAGAAACCCGTTTAACCGTTGCAGACAACAGTGGTGCCAAGGAAGCCCTTTGCATCCACGTACTTGGTGGTACAGGTCGTCGTTACGCCTCAGTGGGCGACATCATCGTAGTTTCGGTGAAGAATGTCATCCCCTCTTCCGACGTAAAGAAGGGTACTGTATCTAAGGCCGTAGTAGTACGCACCAAGAAAGAAGTGCGCCGTCCCGATGGCTCATACATCCGCTTTGATGACAATGCTTGTGTATTGCTCAACAACGCCGGCGAGCTTCGCGGAACCCGTATCTTCGGTCCGGTGGCACGTGAACTCCGCGCTACAAACATGAAGATTGTTTCACTTGCCCCCGAAGTACTTTAA
- the rpsQ gene encoding 30S ribosomal protein S17, with translation MEEKRNLRKERIGVVSSNKGDKTITVMVKWKEKHPIYGKFVNKTKKYHAHDEKNECSIGDTVRLMETRPLSKTKRWRLVEIIEKVK, from the coding sequence ATGGAAGAAAAGAGAAACTTAAGAAAAGAACGTATTGGGGTTGTATCGTCCAACAAGGGTGACAAGACCATCACCGTTATGGTGAAGTGGAAGGAGAAACACCCCATCTATGGTAAGTTTGTCAACAAGACAAAGAAATACCACGCTCACGATGAAAAGAATGAGTGCAGCATTGGCGATACAGTAAGGCTGATGGAAACTCGTCCGTTGAGCAAAACCAAAAGATGGAGATTAGTAGAAATAATCGAAAAAGTTAAGTAA
- the rpmC gene encoding 50S ribosomal protein L29: MKNEEIKELSTQDLKDRLEQAQKDYLQQKINHTISPIDNPSKITQDRKNIARMKTELRQRELNNK; encoded by the coding sequence ATGAAGAACGAAGAAATAAAGGAACTCAGCACTCAGGACCTCAAGGATCGTCTTGAACAGGCTCAAAAGGATTATCTTCAGCAAAAGATAAACCACACGATTTCTCCCATCGATAATCCCTCAAAGATTACACAAGACCGTAAAAACATTGCACGCATGAAGACAGAGTTGCGTCAGCGTGAACTTAACAATAAATAA